One Bosea sp. 685 DNA segment encodes these proteins:
- a CDS encoding molybdopterin-dependent oxidoreductase: MIERHDGYCTLCRSRCGSVTLVENGRMVGVEPRPGHPTGGALCAKGRAAPEMVHSPLRLTTPLRRIGGKDGGTPRWAPISWDEALDEIAARLLSIRAESGAEAVAFAMTTFSGTPIVDSYDWVERFIRCFGSPNLIYAVEVCGWHKDYAHALTFGRGLGIPHYERADVIVLWGHNPARTWLAQASRIAEARSRGARVVVIDPKPDGSGQQADLWLRMRPGADAALAMGAIRHLIETRSYDADFVRDWTNAPLLIDRASGRFVRASEIIAGAPDGFVILDDAGKPACYDTRQTFPDGAGIQLDAAVALQALDGRVIDATTVFHLLAERARGYTLSRVAELTWIAEAEIAAFHALLEDAPRLAYYSWTGVGQHSNATMTERAIATLFALTGSCDREGGNIWPVPPPANTINDLSLLPPGQKEKALGLDELPLGPPARGWITARDFSRAVLQGEPYRVRALMSFGTNFAVSQADTSRNLAALQALEFHVHADMFMNPTAECADIVLPVSMPWEREALRIGFEITQEAVETVQFRRQMLPRFAQSRADYEIVMALATRMGLADSFFGGDIVAGWNHQLAPLGVTVEELRALPDGKRFPQPFHYRKFADLGEGGAQGFATPTRRVELYSELMHEHGYDPLADFVSADDGPAETSPLPLLLTTAKSGWFVHSSHRHIASLRRKAPDPSVEIGSGLAQARGLSQGDWAMVETRIGRATLRVRINTALDDRTVVAEFGWWEACVPLGLAGGAITGSDTTNINAVLGDAQRDPVSGSVPLRAVGCDIRRHPSANQGCWTGTRRFRVASAQPEGLDAIAVSLAPCDDRGLPDFVPGQHVLIRLPDKPLARAYSLTGKASRPGELSIAVRRSAQTTGAASLSLALQHLRVGDAVLVEAPSGVFTLPVTSTRPVILIAGGIGITPFIGYLEALAAAKPRPSHEVHLLHGCRNGAEHYLAGRLDELAQELEALHRVTAYSQPSDEDRLAKRFDREGRLDLSGIADLVPQRPLAYLCGSPGFNKAMTDALLRLGLPRFDIFTEAFSAPGEMPARLEPQTVTIAGTGESFLWTPAAGPILDAALTAGLSLPNGCRVGQCESCSVRVVEGRFAHMVDFDGEPDQCLTCLAVPLSALTIAF, from the coding sequence ATGATCGAACGACATGACGGATACTGCACGCTGTGCCGCTCGCGCTGCGGCTCGGTGACCCTCGTCGAGAACGGCCGGATGGTCGGGGTCGAGCCTCGCCCCGGCCACCCCACGGGCGGCGCCCTGTGCGCCAAGGGGCGCGCGGCGCCGGAAATGGTCCACAGCCCGCTGCGCCTGACCACGCCGTTGCGCCGCATCGGCGGGAAGGACGGCGGCACGCCGCGATGGGCGCCGATCAGCTGGGACGAAGCGCTCGACGAGATCGCGGCGCGCCTGTTGTCGATCCGCGCGGAATCGGGCGCGGAGGCCGTCGCCTTCGCCATGACGACCTTCAGCGGCACCCCGATCGTCGACAGCTATGATTGGGTCGAGCGCTTCATCCGCTGCTTCGGCAGCCCCAACCTGATCTATGCGGTCGAGGTCTGCGGCTGGCACAAGGATTATGCGCATGCGCTGACATTCGGCCGCGGCCTCGGCATTCCGCACTATGAGCGCGCCGATGTGATCGTGCTCTGGGGCCATAACCCGGCCCGGACCTGGCTGGCGCAGGCGAGCCGGATCGCCGAGGCGCGAAGCCGCGGCGCCAGGGTCGTCGTCATCGACCCCAAGCCGGACGGCTCCGGCCAGCAGGCCGATCTTTGGCTGCGGATGCGGCCGGGCGCCGATGCCGCCCTTGCCATGGGCGCCATCCGCCATTTGATCGAGACGCGCAGCTATGATGCCGATTTCGTGCGGGACTGGACGAATGCGCCGCTTCTGATCGATCGCGCCTCGGGCCGCTTTGTGCGCGCATCCGAGATCATCGCGGGCGCCCCGGATGGCTTCGTCATCCTCGACGATGCCGGCAAGCCGGCCTGCTACGACACCAGGCAGACGTTTCCCGATGGCGCCGGCATCCAGCTCGACGCGGCGGTCGCCCTGCAGGCGCTCGACGGCCGCGTGATCGACGCCACGACCGTCTTCCACCTGCTTGCCGAACGGGCGCGCGGCTACACGCTCTCCCGCGTGGCGGAGCTGACCTGGATCGCCGAGGCCGAGATCGCCGCCTTCCACGCCCTGCTCGAAGATGCGCCTCGCCTCGCCTATTATAGCTGGACCGGCGTCGGCCAGCACAGCAATGCGACGATGACCGAGAGGGCGATCGCCACCCTCTTCGCGCTGACGGGCTCCTGTGACCGCGAAGGCGGCAATATCTGGCCGGTGCCGCCACCGGCCAATACGATCAACGATCTGTCGCTGCTGCCGCCAGGGCAGAAGGAGAAGGCGCTCGGCCTCGACGAATTGCCGCTCGGGCCGCCGGCTCGCGGCTGGATCACCGCGCGCGACTTCAGCCGGGCGGTGCTGCAGGGCGAACCCTATCGCGTGCGCGCCCTGATGAGCTTCGGCACGAATTTCGCCGTCTCGCAGGCCGATACGAGCCGCAACCTTGCGGCACTGCAGGCGCTCGAATTCCATGTCCACGCCGACATGTTCATGAATCCGACCGCCGAATGCGCCGACATCGTCTTGCCGGTGAGCATGCCCTGGGAGCGCGAGGCGTTGCGCATCGGCTTCGAGATCACGCAGGAAGCCGTCGAGACGGTGCAGTTCCGGCGCCAGATGCTGCCGCGGTTCGCGCAGTCCCGCGCCGATTACGAGATCGTCATGGCGCTGGCGACACGCATGGGCCTGGCGGACAGCTTCTTTGGAGGAGACATCGTCGCCGGCTGGAACCACCAGCTTGCGCCGCTTGGCGTCACGGTCGAGGAATTGCGCGCCTTGCCCGATGGCAAGCGCTTCCCCCAGCCTTTCCACTACCGCAAATTCGCCGATCTCGGGGAGGGCGGGGCGCAGGGCTTCGCGACCCCGACCCGCCGCGTCGAGCTCTATTCCGAGCTGATGCATGAGCATGGCTACGACCCGCTTGCCGATTTCGTCTCAGCCGATGACGGGCCTGCCGAAACGAGCCCCTTGCCGTTGCTGCTGACGACCGCCAAGAGCGGCTGGTTCGTGCATAGCTCGCATCGCCATATCGCCTCGCTGCGGCGCAAGGCGCCCGATCCTTCGGTCGAGATCGGTTCGGGCCTGGCGCAGGCGCGTGGGCTGTCCCAGGGGGACTGGGCCATGGTCGAGACGCGCATCGGCCGCGCGACCTTGCGCGTCCGCATCAACACGGCGCTCGACGACCGGACGGTCGTGGCGGAATTCGGCTGGTGGGAGGCATGCGTGCCGCTGGGGCTTGCCGGCGGCGCGATCACCGGCTCCGACACGACGAATATCAACGCCGTCCTGGGAGATGCGCAGCGCGATCCCGTCAGCGGATCGGTGCCGTTGCGCGCCGTCGGATGTGACATCCGGCGCCACCCCTCCGCGAATCAGGGATGCTGGACCGGCACGCGCCGCTTCAGGGTTGCCTCGGCTCAGCCGGAAGGCCTCGACGCCATCGCAGTGTCGCTCGCGCCATGCGACGATCGCGGCCTACCCGATTTCGTACCCGGCCAGCATGTCCTCATCCGCCTGCCGGACAAGCCGCTGGCGCGCGCCTATTCCCTGACGGGCAAGGCGAGCCGCCCAGGCGAACTCTCGATCGCGGTGCGCCGCAGCGCGCAGACCACAGGCGCCGCCTCGCTCTCGCTGGCCCTCCAGCATCTGCGCGTCGGCGACGCGGTGCTGGTCGAGGCGCCGTCCGGCGTCTTCACGCTGCCCGTCACCAGCACGCGCCCTGTCATTCTGATCGCGGGCGGGATCGGCATCACGCCGTTCATCGGCTATCTCGAAGCGCTGGCGGCTGCAAAGCCAAGGCCGTCGCACGAGGTTCACCTCCTGCATGGCTGCCGCAACGGCGCCGAGCATTACCTCGCCGGGCGCCTCGACGAACTCGCGCAAGAGCTGGAGGCGCTGCACCGCGTGACGGCCTATTCGCAGCCAAGTGACGAGGACCGGCTGGCGAAGCGCTTCGACCGGGAGGGGCGGCTTGACCTGAGCGGCATTGCAGATCTCGTCCCGCAGCGGCCGCTCGCCTATCTGTGCGGCTCGCCGGGCTTCAACAAGGCGATGACGGATGCGCTGCTGCGGCTGGGCCTGCCGCGCTTCGACATCTTCACTGAGGCTTTTTCTGCGCCGGGAGAGATGCCCGCCCGGCTGGAACCGCAGACCGTGACGATCGCGGGAACGGGAGAATCCTTCCTCTGGACGCCCGCCGCCGGCCCCATCCTCGATGCCGCGCTCACTGCTGGCCTGTCGCTGCCGAACGGTTGCCGGGTCGGCCAATGCGAAAGCTGCTCGGTTCGTGTCGTCGAGGGGCGCTTCGCCCATATGGTCGATTTCGACGGCGAGCCCGATCAATGCCTGACCTGCCTGGCCGTTCCGCTCTCCGCTCTCACAATAGCGTTCTGA